One Loxodonta africana isolate mLoxAfr1 chromosome 15, mLoxAfr1.hap2, whole genome shotgun sequence genomic window carries:
- the LOC100671211 gene encoding putative olfactory receptor 10D4 yields MRNHTMVTEFILLGIPETKGLETVLFFLFSSLYLCTLLGNVLILTAILSSSRLHTPMYFFLGNLSMFDLGFSSTTIPKMLLYLSGQSQAISFQGCASQLFFYHFLGSIECFLYTVMAYDRFVAICHPLRYKVIMNHRVCSVLTSGTWMGGCVHAIILTSLTFQLPYCGSNEVGYYFCDIPAVLTLACGDTSLAQRVGFTNVGLLSLICLFLIFVSYIHTGISISKIRSAEGRQRAFSTCSAHITAILCAYGPVIIIYLQPNPSPVLGATIQILNNLVTPMLNPLIYSLRNKDVKSALRNIFSKRSFTLENT; encoded by the coding sequence ATGAGAAATCACACAATGGTGACTGAATTCATCCTGCTGGGAATCCCTGAGACAAAGGGACTAGAGAcagttctttttttcctgttctcatcATTATATTTATGTACCCTCTTGGGAAATGTGCTCATCCTTACAGCTATCCTCTCTTCCTCTCGGCTTCACACTCCCATGTATTTTTTCTTGGGAAATCTCTCCATGTTTGACCTGGGTTTCTCCTCAACCACTATTCCCAAGATGCTGTTATACCTCTCAGGGCAGAGCCAGGCTATCTCTTTTCAGGGCTGTGCATCCCAGCTCTTCTTCTACCACTTCTTAGGGTCCATTGAGTGTTTCCTATACACTGTGATGGCCTATGATCGCtttgtggccatatgtcacccttTGAGATACAAGGTCATCATGAACCACAGAGTCTGCTCTGTCTTGACCTCAGGGACCTGGATGGGTGGTTGTGTCCATGCTATCATCCTAACCTCCCTCACCTTCCAGTTACCCTACTGTGGCTCTAATGAGGTGGGCTACTACTTCTGTGACATCCCTGCAGTCTTAACACTAGCCTGTGGAGATACATCTTTAGCCCAGAGGGTAGGTTTTACAAATGTTGGTCTTCTGTCTCTCATTTGCCTTTTTCTCATCTTTGTCTCCTATATTCACACTGGGATTTCCATATCAAAAATCCGCTCAGCAGAGGGCAGGCAGCGAGCATTCTCCACCTGCAGTGCCCACATCACTGCCATCCTTTGTGCTTATGGGCCAGTCATCATCATCTATCTACAGCCCAACCCCAGTCCTGTGCTTGGCGCTACAATTCAGATACTGAATAATCTTGTAACCCCCATGTTGAATCCACTGATCTATAGCCTGAGAAATAAGGATGTAAAATCAGCCCTGAGGAATATATTTTCCAAGAGAAGCTTTACCCTGGAGAATACATAA